One Saccharopolyspora erythraea NRRL 2338 genomic region harbors:
- a CDS encoding ABC transporter family substrate-binding protein codes for MSHGRRRPFTAAVLLVALLSLVTACTNAPPPPLVEPTTSAPETTSSSGQPMPTEVVVGLDHLEGGFNPHTLADLSPTSSALSSLMLPSVFRPAADGSLQLDTTLMESAEVVPEAGKFTVRYRIRKEAGWSDGAPIAAEDFVYLWEQLRSQPGVADPGGYQLIEDVASRQAGKTVEVTFAKPFPGWKTLFNNLLPAHLLRDAPRGWATALDEGYPASGGPFAIRQVDLDRGEIILERNERWWGTPAVSDRIVFRAADKQGQLAALRSGDTHLAVFGADTETMNALREMGDRVQLITVPRPATMQLLLRPSSRQLSDVRVRNAVAAALDRGALIDAGTGGGPADQLQAHAQVLAPSEPGYVPTEPAGAFPERPDPARVDRLLREAGYQRVGGVWSRDGRPLNLLIAAPFEHEQYVRIAETAARQLRDQGIQATVTTPTGDQLFGEMLAANPKTEDPGSAVSVDMAIAPRPAGGDPAAMMAASFGCPGVAPDSEQPFPYNAAGFCDELLQPTVDAAITGRLPFAAASARVEPAVWNAAVAVPLYQQAQVLALGRDVRGVQPGHGFAGPFSTADQWLGTPAKNDGW; via the coding sequence GTGTCGCACGGTCGACGCCGCCCGTTCACCGCGGCCGTTCTGCTGGTGGCGCTGCTGAGCTTGGTGACTGCCTGCACGAACGCACCGCCGCCGCCCCTCGTGGAGCCCACGACCTCGGCGCCGGAGACGACGTCGTCCTCGGGCCAGCCGATGCCGACCGAGGTCGTGGTGGGGCTCGACCACCTGGAAGGCGGCTTCAACCCGCACACGCTGGCCGACCTCTCACCGACCTCGTCGGCGCTGTCGAGCCTGATGCTGCCGTCGGTGTTCCGCCCGGCCGCCGACGGCTCCCTGCAGCTGGACACCACGCTGATGGAGTCCGCCGAGGTGGTGCCGGAGGCGGGCAAGTTCACCGTCCGCTACCGCATCCGCAAGGAGGCGGGCTGGTCCGACGGGGCGCCGATCGCCGCCGAGGACTTCGTCTACCTGTGGGAGCAGCTGCGCTCGCAGCCCGGTGTCGCCGACCCGGGCGGATACCAGCTCATCGAGGACGTCGCGTCCCGGCAGGCGGGCAAGACCGTCGAGGTCACCTTCGCCAAGCCGTTCCCCGGCTGGAAGACGCTTTTCAACAACCTGCTCCCGGCGCACCTGCTGCGCGACGCGCCCCGCGGCTGGGCGACCGCGCTGGACGAGGGCTACCCGGCCTCCGGCGGGCCCTTCGCCATCCGCCAGGTGGACCTGGACCGCGGCGAGATCATCCTGGAGCGCAACGAGCGCTGGTGGGGCACGCCCGCGGTCTCGGACCGGATCGTGTTCCGGGCCGCCGACAAGCAGGGCCAGCTCGCGGCGCTGCGCAGCGGTGACACGCACCTGGCCGTGTTCGGCGCCGACACCGAGACCATGAACGCGCTGCGGGAGATGGGCGACCGGGTGCAGCTGATCACGGTGCCCAGGCCCGCGACCATGCAGCTGCTGCTGCGTCCGAGCAGCAGGCAGCTCTCCGACGTCCGGGTCCGCAACGCCGTCGCCGCCGCGCTGGACCGGGGCGCGTTGATCGACGCGGGCACCGGTGGCGGTCCCGCCGACCAGTTGCAGGCGCACGCGCAGGTCCTCGCGCCGTCCGAGCCCGGCTACGTCCCGACCGAGCCCGCGGGCGCCTTCCCGGAGCGGCCCGACCCGGCGCGGGTCGACCGGCTGCTGCGCGAGGCCGGTTACCAGCGCGTCGGGGGCGTGTGGTCGCGCGACGGGCGTCCGCTGAACCTGCTGATCGCCGCGCCCTTCGAGCACGAGCAGTACGTGCGCATCGCCGAGACCGCCGCGCGCCAGCTGCGCGACCAGGGCATCCAGGCGACCGTGACGACCCCGACCGGCGACCAGCTCTTCGGCGAGATGCTCGCGGCCAACCCGAAGACCGAGGACCCGGGTTCGGCGGTGTCGGTGGACATGGCGATCGCCCCGCGGCCCGCCGGCGGCGACCCGGCCGCGATGATGGCCGCCTCCTTCGGCTGCCCCGGCGTCGCCCCCGACAGCGAACAGCCGTTCCCCTACAACGCGGCCGGGTTCTGCGACGAGCTGCTCCAGCCGACGGTCGACGCCGCGATCACCGGGCGGCTGCCGTTCGCGGCGGCCTCGGCGCGGGTCGAGCCCGCGGTGTGGAACGCGGCGGTCGCGGTGCCGCTGTACCAGCAGGCGCAGGTGCTGGCCCTGGGCCGCGACGTGCGCGGGGTGCAGCCCGGCCACGGCTTCGCCGGGCCCTTCTCCACCGCCGACCAGTGGCTGGGGACACCGGCCAAGAACGACGGCTGGTAG
- a CDS encoding DUF3224 domain-containing protein codes for MTGTGTPRTIQAEFEIDSWEEVPYHEPDEGPKLTRIVIRKTYRGALEGTGVVEVLTAQGTKGSGYVASEHIHASLDGRRGTFVIQHGGLADGKTKALSAL; via the coding sequence ATGACTGGCACCGGCACTCCGCGAACGATCCAGGCCGAGTTCGAGATCGATAGCTGGGAAGAGGTTCCCTATCACGAGCCGGACGAAGGCCCGAAGCTGACCAGGATCGTGATCCGCAAAACCTACCGAGGCGCTCTCGAAGGGACCGGGGTCGTAGAGGTACTTACCGCGCAGGGCACCAAAGGCAGTGGCTACGTGGCCTCGGAACACATCCACGCGTCCCTGGACGGCCGGCGCGGCACGTTCGTGATCCAACACGGCGGTCTGGCCGACGGCAAGACCAAAGCACTTTCGGCACTGTGA
- the mshB gene encoding N-acetyl-1-D-myo-inositol-2-amino-2-deoxy-alpha-D-glucopyranoside deacetylase, with protein MTLTAPPRLLLVHAHPDDETLWTGGTIARYAARGVQVVVVTCTLGEEGEVIPDNLRGLAADQADQLGGYRVGELRSACAALRVADQRFLGGVGRWRDSGMLWEKPGQASALPDAHPRAFAVGDADEQADALEELLREFRPQVVVTYAADGGYGHPDHIRAHEVTMAAAAKVPDVLRVFHAVPSQGVVKEGLAALAEAEGMPFELPEPHELPGVPDERITTVVDVGEHLPAKISALRAHGTQVKMWLEQWNNGAGVAAYALSNGVAQPVVNTEHYVLATGDQQGCETDLFGGLGVSGTEPVGAR; from the coding sequence GTGACGCTGACGGCCCCACCGCGGTTGCTGCTGGTACACGCACACCCCGATGACGAGACCCTCTGGACCGGCGGGACGATCGCCCGCTACGCCGCGCGCGGAGTGCAGGTGGTCGTGGTGACCTGCACCCTCGGCGAGGAAGGCGAGGTCATCCCGGACAACCTCCGCGGCCTCGCCGCCGACCAGGCCGACCAGCTCGGCGGCTACCGGGTCGGCGAGCTGCGCTCGGCGTGCGCCGCGCTGCGCGTCGCCGACCAGCGGTTCCTCGGCGGCGTCGGCCGCTGGCGCGACTCCGGCATGCTCTGGGAGAAGCCGGGTCAGGCCAGTGCGCTGCCGGACGCGCACCCGCGCGCCTTCGCCGTCGGCGACGCCGATGAGCAGGCGGACGCCCTGGAGGAGCTGCTGCGGGAGTTCCGGCCGCAGGTGGTGGTGACCTACGCCGCCGACGGCGGCTACGGCCACCCCGACCACATCCGCGCCCACGAGGTGACGATGGCCGCCGCCGCGAAGGTCCCGGACGTGCTGCGGGTTTTCCACGCCGTACCCTCGCAGGGCGTGGTGAAGGAAGGTCTGGCGGCGCTGGCCGAGGCCGAGGGGATGCCCTTCGAGCTGCCCGAGCCGCACGAGCTGCCCGGCGTGCCCGACGAGCGGATCACGACCGTGGTCGACGTCGGCGAGCACCTGCCCGCCAAGATCAGCGCGCTCCGGGCGCACGGCACCCAGGTCAAGATGTGGCTGGAGCAGTGGAACAACGGCGCCGGGGTGGCCGCGTACGCGCTGTCCAACGGCGTCGCGCAGCCGGTCGTGAACACCGAGCACTACGTGCTGGCCACCGGTGACCAGCAGGGATGCGAGACGGACCTGTTCGGCGGACTCGGGGTGAGCGGTACCGAGCCGGTGGGCGCCCGTTGA
- a CDS encoding threonine synthase has translation MLRGLRCVRCGERTGLRYDTSGCSGCRAAGVPSALVADHGLSGVDGPALWAEWSRRRPGLWSHHELLPVDAAKAVTLAEGATPLLELDEGVLLKDERRNPTGSFKDRFFTTAVSWAREAGASTVAVASSGNAGVAAAAYAAAAGLESVVVTTGEISGTSSGLVRRFGGRLLFGDTPEQRWAILREHADEWTVLTNTSEVPVSSLWVGIEGYKTIAYEIVRDLGDVPEVVLAPVSRGDGFAGMWLGFQELRELGVVSRTPRMVAVERYPSLSRALREGAEPPPAGDVAGPVEATSISNPQATVMSLRVIRESGGTAVACTDADLHEAAERLGRAGVGVELSSAAGLVGIDALRRDSLLEPGDRAVALVTSHAANQPGTLR, from the coding sequence GTGCTGCGGGGCTTGCGTTGTGTCCGGTGCGGCGAGCGGACCGGGCTGCGGTACGACACCTCGGGATGCTCCGGCTGCCGGGCCGCGGGCGTGCCGTCAGCGCTGGTCGCCGACCACGGCCTGAGCGGGGTCGACGGCCCGGCGCTGTGGGCGGAGTGGTCGCGCCGCAGGCCGGGGCTGTGGTCGCACCACGAGCTGCTGCCGGTCGACGCGGCAAAGGCGGTCACCCTCGCCGAGGGCGCGACGCCGCTGCTCGAACTGGACGAGGGCGTGCTGCTCAAGGACGAGCGCCGCAACCCGACCGGCAGCTTCAAGGACCGCTTCTTCACCACCGCCGTGTCGTGGGCCAGGGAGGCGGGCGCGAGCACGGTGGCGGTCGCCTCCAGCGGCAACGCAGGTGTCGCGGCCGCCGCCTACGCCGCCGCTGCCGGGCTGGAGTCGGTGGTGGTCACCACCGGTGAGATCAGCGGCACCTCGAGCGGGCTGGTCCGCAGGTTCGGCGGGCGGCTGCTGTTCGGCGACACCCCGGAGCAGCGCTGGGCGATCCTGCGCGAGCACGCCGACGAGTGGACGGTGCTGACCAACACCTCCGAGGTCCCGGTCAGCAGCCTGTGGGTCGGCATCGAGGGCTACAAGACGATCGCCTACGAGATCGTGCGCGACCTCGGCGACGTGCCGGAGGTGGTGCTCGCGCCGGTGTCGCGCGGCGACGGCTTCGCCGGGATGTGGCTGGGCTTCCAGGAGCTGCGGGAGCTCGGCGTGGTGTCGAGGACCCCGAGGATGGTCGCCGTCGAGCGCTACCCGTCGCTGAGCCGCGCGCTGCGCGAGGGTGCCGAACCGCCCCCGGCCGGCGACGTCGCCGGGCCGGTCGAGGCCACCTCGATCAGCAACCCGCAGGCCACCGTCATGTCGCTGCGGGTGATCCGCGAGTCCGGCGGCACCGCCGTGGCGTGCACCGACGCCGACCTGCACGAGGCGGCCGAGCGGCTGGGCAGAGCCGGTGTCGGGGTGGAGCTCAGCTCGGCCGCCGGGCTGGTCGGGATCGACGCGCTGCGCCGCGACTCGCTGCTGGAACCGGGCGACCGGGCGGTCGCGCTGGTGACCTCGCATGCCGCGAACCAACCCGGCACCCTCCGATGA
- a CDS encoding Uma2 family endonuclease → MAAPAFDPTARFDPLVDLDGLWTPQLADRYLPIPGMPPAKYECLDGKLLVSPYEGTANAYAADELRHLLRDPARSKGGAAYTTINVQLGQQRWIEPDFVVLDQPGRGRVWVPAENVLLVGECVSPSSRKNDRIDKPALCAQAGIPYFMRVEVSYARQRVEVELLRLVDGEYRDQAKALDGQRFETDLPFELSFDPGELLEP, encoded by the coding sequence ATGGCCGCACCAGCGTTCGACCCGACTGCCAGGTTCGACCCGCTGGTCGATCTCGACGGTTTGTGGACCCCCCAGCTCGCCGACCGGTACCTGCCGATCCCGGGAATGCCTCCGGCGAAGTACGAGTGCCTGGACGGAAAGCTGCTCGTGAGCCCTTATGAAGGTACTGCCAACGCTTACGCGGCGGACGAGCTCCGCCACCTCCTGCGCGACCCCGCCCGGTCGAAAGGGGGCGCCGCCTACACCACGATCAACGTGCAGCTGGGCCAGCAGCGGTGGATCGAACCCGACTTCGTCGTGCTGGACCAACCCGGCCGCGGCAGGGTGTGGGTCCCGGCGGAGAACGTGCTGCTCGTCGGCGAATGCGTGTCACCGTCCAGCCGGAAGAACGACCGCATCGACAAGCCGGCGCTCTGCGCTCAGGCGGGCATCCCGTACTTCATGCGCGTAGAGGTTTCGTACGCGCGCCAGCGAGTCGAGGTCGAGCTGCTGCGGCTCGTGGACGGCGAATACCGCGATCAGGCCAAGGCCCTCGACGGGCAACGCTTCGAAACCGACCTGCCGTTCGAGCTGTCCTTCGACCCGGGCGAACTCCTCGAACCCTGA
- the trpS gene encoding tryptophan--tRNA ligase produces the protein MTRLSGITPSGHVHLGNHLGAVRRWAAEREPEDLFFVSDLHAMTAPHRPERLRSLTREVFAVLLGAGIEPDSVFVQSDLAYELGALNWVLECTCTYGEAARMIQFKEKGAGQESVRVGLLTYPVLMAADILMQGASEVPVGTDQDQHVELARTLARRFNSNYGEVFVVPRAVVPKTAARIRDLGDPSRKMAKSSQQSPGSVFVLDEPDAIRRKFRRAVTDGGDEVRYDPEAKPGVANLLEILAACGGTSPYAAADSVGSYAELKDTVAEAVVEELRPVRERARELLDDSAELDRVRAHGAKRAAERARPRLEAALRVSGLR, from the coding sequence ATGACCCGTCTTTCCGGCATCACCCCCTCCGGCCACGTGCACCTCGGCAACCACCTCGGCGCGGTCCGCCGGTGGGCGGCCGAGCGGGAGCCGGAGGACCTGTTCTTCGTCTCCGACCTGCACGCGATGACCGCCCCGCACCGCCCGGAGCGGCTGCGCTCGCTGACCCGCGAGGTGTTCGCGGTGCTGCTCGGCGCGGGCATCGAACCGGACTCGGTGTTCGTGCAGTCCGACCTCGCCTACGAGCTGGGCGCCCTGAACTGGGTGCTGGAGTGCACCTGCACCTACGGCGAGGCGGCCCGGATGATCCAGTTCAAGGAGAAGGGCGCCGGGCAGGAGTCGGTCCGCGTCGGCCTGCTCACCTACCCGGTGCTCATGGCCGCCGACATCCTGATGCAGGGCGCGTCCGAGGTGCCGGTCGGCACCGACCAGGACCAGCACGTCGAACTGGCCCGGACCCTGGCCAGGAGGTTCAACTCCAACTACGGCGAGGTGTTCGTCGTCCCGCGCGCCGTGGTGCCCAAGACGGCGGCGCGGATCCGGGACCTCGGCGACCCGAGCCGCAAGATGGCCAAGTCCTCGCAGCAGTCCCCCGGCAGCGTGTTCGTACTCGACGAGCCCGACGCGATCCGCCGCAAGTTCCGCCGGGCCGTGACCGACGGCGGCGACGAAGTCCGCTACGACCCCGAGGCCAAGCCCGGGGTGGCGAACCTGCTGGAGATCCTCGCGGCGTGCGGCGGCACCAGCCCGTACGCCGCGGCCGACTCCGTCGGCTCGTACGCGGAGCTCAAGGACACCGTCGCGGAGGCGGTCGTCGAGGAGCTGCGGCCCGTGCGCGAACGCGCGCGGGAGCTGCTCGACGACTCCGCGGAGCTCGACCGCGTGCGGGCGCACGGCGCGAAGCGCGCGGCGGAGCGCGCGCGCCCGCGGCTGGAGGCCGCGCTGCGCGTCTCCGGGCTGCGCTGA
- the fdxA gene encoding ferredoxin produces the protein MTYVIAEPCVDVLDKACIEECPVDCIYEGGRMLYIHPDECVDCGACEPVCPVEAIYYEDDVPDEWAAYTKANVDFFDELGSPGGAAKVGKVDRDVEPVSSLPPQGE, from the coding sequence GTGACCTACGTGATCGCCGAGCCCTGCGTCGACGTGCTCGACAAGGCATGCATCGAGGAGTGCCCTGTCGACTGCATCTACGAGGGTGGGCGGATGCTCTACATCCACCCCGATGAGTGCGTCGACTGCGGTGCCTGCGAGCCGGTGTGCCCGGTGGAGGCCATCTACTACGAGGACGACGTCCCGGACGAGTGGGCCGCCTACACCAAGGCGAACGTGGACTTCTTCGACGAGCTCGGTTCGCCCGGCGGCGCGGCCAAGGTGGGCAAGGTCGACCGCGACGTGGAGCCGGTCAGCAGCCTTCCCCCGCAGGGCGAATGA
- a CDS encoding NUDIX domain-containing protein — MPVLRTTALIDAPLPTVGGALRDIPLAEHGLAELGVRARVVGKASALLVPGDELSFRMPVLGVPVSLRTRIVRADADALTSVLVAGPLRELRHEAVLAAVGDRTLITDSVHWKTPLGGPGRLADVALLRRKVLAVQAQRVRAVRELAESWAGRKVVVGAAIVRSGLLLAQQRRYPADHAGRWELPGGRVEPGEGEREAVVRECKEELDVEVRPTGRVGTDVPLSNGMILRIHSAELVEAAAVPKAVEHHDVRWVKAADLPALDWLDADRVLVHSLRELVDKS, encoded by the coding sequence GTGCCAGTCTTGCGAACCACGGCCCTGATCGACGCGCCGCTGCCGACCGTTGGGGGTGCGCTCCGCGACATCCCGCTCGCCGAACACGGGCTGGCCGAGCTCGGGGTGCGCGCCCGCGTTGTGGGCAAGGCGTCGGCGCTGCTCGTGCCGGGGGACGAGCTTTCGTTCCGGATGCCGGTGCTCGGAGTGCCGGTCTCGCTGCGCACGCGGATCGTCCGGGCCGATGCGGACGCCCTCACTTCAGTGCTGGTCGCCGGGCCACTGCGGGAGCTGCGACACGAAGCGGTCCTCGCCGCCGTCGGTGACCGCACCCTGATCACCGACTCGGTGCACTGGAAGACGCCGCTCGGCGGCCCCGGGCGCCTGGCGGACGTCGCGCTGTTGCGCCGCAAGGTGCTCGCGGTGCAGGCCCAGCGGGTCAGGGCCGTGCGGGAGCTCGCGGAGTCGTGGGCTGGCCGGAAGGTGGTCGTCGGCGCCGCGATCGTCCGAAGTGGACTCCTACTGGCGCAGCAGCGCCGCTATCCCGCCGACCACGCGGGCCGCTGGGAGTTGCCGGGCGGCCGAGTGGAGCCGGGGGAGGGAGAACGCGAAGCGGTCGTCCGCGAGTGCAAGGAAGAACTCGACGTCGAAGTGCGCCCCACAGGCCGGGTCGGCACCGACGTGCCTCTGTCGAACGGAATGATCCTGCGAATCCACAGCGCCGAACTGGTCGAAGCGGCCGCGGTCCCGAAGGCCGTCGAGCACCACGACGTCCGCTGGGTGAAGGCGGCCGACCTGCCCGCCCTGGACTGGCTTGACGCCGACCGAGTCCTCGTCCACTCACTCCGGGAACTGGTCGACAAGAGCTGA
- the typA gene encoding translational GTPase TypA, translating to MSATSVAPTQQVRSDLRNVAIVAHVDHGKTTLVDAMLRQSGAFSERAELVDRVMDSNDLEREKGITILAKNTAIRRMTPDGPVTINVVDTPGHADFGGEVERGLSMVDGVVLLVDASEGPLPQTRFVLRKTLAAGLPVILVVNKVDRPDARIAEVVDEAHDLLLDLASELDGEGGGIDMEQILDLPVIYASARAGRASLTAPADGDLPADEDLTSLFDVLLDRVPAPVAEADAPLQALVTNLDASSFLGRIALCRIHSGTMRKGQTVGWCRADGTVEKVKLTELLITENLDRVPAAEASAGDLVAIAGIPDITIGDTLADPEDPRPLPRITVDDPAISMTIGVNTSPLTGRNGGTKVTARLVKNRLDAELIGNVSVKVVPTDRPDTWEVQGRGELALAVLVETMRREGFELTVGKPQVVTRTIDGKLCEPFERLTIDSPEEHLGAITQLLAGRKGRMETMDGHGTGRIKLEYVIPSRGLIGFRTEFLTETRGTGIANHVFEGYFPWVGELRTRHSGSLVADRSGSVTSYAMLQLADRGSFFVEPGAEVYEGMVVGENPRAEDLDINVTKEKKLTNMRSATGDELERLARPRKLGLEEALEFCSGDECVEVGPEAIRVRKMILDSTTRGRERSRQKARDNQA from the coding sequence GTGTCCGCCACGAGCGTCGCCCCCACCCAGCAGGTACGCAGTGACCTGCGCAACGTCGCCATCGTCGCGCACGTCGACCACGGCAAGACGACCCTGGTCGACGCCATGCTGCGGCAGTCCGGCGCCTTCTCCGAACGCGCCGAGCTGGTCGACCGCGTGATGGACTCCAATGACCTGGAGCGTGAGAAGGGCATCACGATCCTGGCCAAGAACACGGCCATCCGCCGGATGACCCCGGACGGCCCGGTGACCATCAACGTGGTGGACACCCCCGGCCACGCCGACTTCGGCGGCGAGGTCGAGCGCGGCCTGTCCATGGTCGACGGCGTGGTGCTGCTGGTCGACGCCAGCGAGGGCCCGCTGCCGCAGACCCGGTTCGTGCTGCGCAAGACGCTGGCCGCCGGCCTGCCGGTGATCCTGGTCGTCAACAAGGTCGACCGCCCCGACGCCCGGATCGCCGAGGTCGTCGACGAGGCCCACGATCTGCTGCTGGACCTGGCCTCCGAGCTCGACGGCGAGGGCGGCGGCATCGACATGGAGCAGATCCTCGACCTGCCGGTGATCTACGCCTCCGCGCGCGCCGGCCGAGCGAGCCTGACCGCTCCCGCCGACGGCGACCTGCCCGCCGACGAGGACCTGACCTCGCTGTTCGACGTGCTGCTGGACCGGGTGCCTGCGCCGGTCGCCGAGGCCGACGCGCCGCTGCAGGCCCTGGTGACCAACCTCGACGCCTCCTCCTTCCTCGGCCGGATTGCGCTGTGCCGGATCCACTCCGGCACGATGCGCAAGGGCCAGACCGTCGGCTGGTGCCGCGCCGACGGCACCGTGGAGAAGGTCAAGCTCACCGAGCTGCTGATCACCGAGAACCTGGACCGGGTGCCCGCCGCCGAGGCCTCGGCGGGCGACCTGGTCGCCATCGCGGGCATCCCCGACATCACCATCGGCGACACCCTGGCCGACCCCGAGGACCCGCGGCCGCTGCCCCGGATCACCGTCGACGACCCGGCGATCTCGATGACCATCGGCGTCAACACCTCGCCGCTGACCGGCCGCAACGGCGGCACCAAGGTCACCGCCCGGCTGGTCAAGAACCGGCTCGACGCCGAGCTGATCGGCAACGTCAGCGTCAAGGTCGTGCCGACCGACCGCCCGGACACCTGGGAGGTCCAGGGCCGCGGCGAGCTGGCGCTGGCGGTGCTGGTGGAGACGATGCGCCGGGAGGGCTTCGAGCTGACCGTCGGCAAGCCGCAGGTGGTGACCAGGACCATCGACGGCAAGCTGTGCGAGCCGTTCGAGCGGCTGACGATCGACTCGCCGGAGGAGCACCTCGGCGCGATCACCCAGCTGCTGGCCGGGCGCAAGGGCCGGATGGAGACGATGGACGGCCACGGCACCGGGCGGATCAAGCTCGAGTACGTCATCCCGTCGCGCGGCCTGATCGGCTTCCGCACCGAGTTCCTCACCGAGACCCGCGGCACCGGCATCGCCAACCACGTCTTCGAGGGCTACTTCCCGTGGGTGGGTGAGCTGCGCACCCGGCACAGCGGCTCGTTGGTCGCCGACCGGTCCGGCTCGGTCACCAGCTACGCGATGCTTCAGCTGGCCGACCGCGGCAGCTTCTTCGTCGAGCCCGGCGCGGAGGTGTACGAGGGCATGGTCGTGGGGGAGAACCCGCGCGCCGAGGACCTCGACATCAACGTGACCAAGGAGAAGAAGCTCACCAACATGCGCTCGGCCACCGGCGACGAGCTGGAGCGGCTGGCCCGCCCGCGCAAGCTCGGACTGGAGGAGGCCCTGGAGTTCTGCTCCGGTGACGAGTGCGTCGAGGTCGGGCCGGAGGCGATCCGGGTGCGCAAGATGATCCTGGACAGCACCACCCGCGGCCGCGAGCGCTCCCGCCAGAAGGCCCGCGACAACCAGGCGTAG
- a CDS encoding YciI family protein codes for MYVVLLNYTAPQADIDAWLVDHYEWVTQHYDAGDFIATGHRRPMAGAVIIARAMPRGRLEAILATDPFALHKLTRHEVIEFQALRTVPELARYADPLAPARE; via the coding sequence ATGTACGTGGTTCTGCTGAATTACACGGCCCCGCAAGCAGACATCGACGCATGGCTGGTGGATCACTACGAATGGGTCACCCAGCACTACGACGCGGGCGACTTCATCGCTACCGGGCACCGCAGGCCGATGGCAGGGGCGGTCATCATCGCCAGGGCGATGCCCCGCGGCAGGCTGGAGGCGATCCTGGCGACCGACCCGTTCGCCCTGCACAAGCTGACCCGGCACGAGGTGATCGAGTTCCAGGCCCTGCGGACGGTGCCGGAGCTGGCCAGGTACGCCGACCCCCTGGCTCCGGCGCGCGAATAA
- a CDS encoding sensor histidine kinase, giving the protein MIRLPRPLRSWWSRRTIQFRTSAVATVVALCALGAIAHASTGFVGWLLLDSVDTDLQRRATAATSQLASGADPAALVGPDLRVLDVAGTPVDGLPAPAVGGREIDDLKAGEGVIEHRDHAEWRRWVGVVVPDPRGEPRLVLAGTPLVGYRDTLSTAGRFLVSGSILSAAAIGLATWIVVRRSLRPVERLRVAAGTLPEGERLPVPEADDELRALAEALNSMLARRDADTEWLRRFTGDAAHELRNPVSAIRVQAEVAVVHPDPEQAQEALQEIADETKRLSDLVDGLLALARAERGSQPPPRPVDLVAAVRAAADRANMRGARPRVQVETSAAALVVSASPAEVATVLDNLVSNALRYARALVRVSLLPAADSVRLLVDDDGPGIPAEHRAQVFDRFHRVEADRARSTGGSGLGLALVAEAVRRRGGTVRAGESPEGGARIEARWPLSGPLLPAVRRDDARR; this is encoded by the coding sequence CTCTGCGCCCTGGGCGCCATCGCGCACGCGAGCACCGGCTTCGTCGGCTGGCTGCTGCTGGACTCGGTCGACACCGACCTCCAGCGCAGGGCCACGGCGGCGACCTCGCAACTGGCCTCGGGCGCCGACCCGGCGGCGCTGGTCGGCCCCGACCTGCGGGTGCTCGACGTCGCGGGTACCCCCGTCGACGGTCTGCCAGCACCGGCGGTCGGCGGTCGCGAGATCGACGACCTGAAGGCGGGCGAGGGCGTCATCGAGCACCGCGACCACGCCGAGTGGCGCCGCTGGGTGGGCGTGGTCGTCCCCGACCCGCGGGGCGAGCCCCGCCTGGTGCTGGCGGGCACGCCGCTCGTCGGGTACCGCGACACCCTCAGCACCGCGGGGCGCTTCCTCGTCTCCGGCTCGATCCTGTCGGCGGCGGCGATCGGCCTGGCCACCTGGATCGTCGTGCGCCGGTCCCTGCGCCCGGTCGAGCGGCTGCGGGTGGCGGCCGGGACGCTGCCGGAGGGCGAGCGGCTGCCGGTGCCCGAGGCCGACGACGAGCTGCGGGCGCTGGCCGAAGCGCTCAACAGCATGCTCGCCCGCCGCGACGCCGACACCGAGTGGCTGCGCCGCTTCACCGGCGACGCCGCGCACGAGCTGCGCAACCCCGTCTCGGCGATCCGCGTGCAGGCCGAGGTCGCGGTGGTGCACCCCGATCCGGAGCAGGCGCAGGAGGCGCTGCAGGAGATCGCCGACGAGACCAAGCGGCTCTCCGACCTGGTGGACGGCCTGCTGGCGCTGGCCCGCGCGGAGCGCGGCAGCCAGCCGCCGCCGCGACCGGTGGACCTGGTCGCGGCGGTGCGCGCGGCGGCCGACCGGGCCAACATGCGGGGAGCCCGGCCACGGGTCCAGGTCGAGACCTCGGCGGCGGCGCTGGTGGTCTCCGCCAGCCCTGCCGAGGTGGCCACCGTCCTGGACAACCTGGTCTCCAACGCCCTGCGCTACGCCCGTGCGCTGGTCCGGGTGTCGCTGCTGCCCGCGGCGGACTCCGTGCGGCTGCTGGTCGACGACGACGGCCCCGGCATCCCCGCCGAACACCGGGCGCAGGTGTTCGACCGCTTCCACCGCGTCGAAGCCGACCGGGCCCGCAGCACCGGCGGCAGCGGCCTCGGTCTCGCGCTCGTGGCCGAGGCCGTGCGCCGCCGCGGCGGCACCGTCCGCGCGGGCGAGTCGCCGGAGGGCGGCGCCCGCATCGAGGCGCGCTGGCCCCTGTCGGGCCCGCTCCTGCCCGCCGTCCGCCGCGACGACGCGCGGCGGTAG